GGCCGAGACCGGCATCAAAGTCAGCGGCAAGATTCTCAAGTACGATGGGCGACCCTTTACTCCGGCATACATCGCCCGGGCAATCATTGAGGGAGGTTCGAGCATTGGTAAAGATAGCTGATTATGAAGGGTTGCCCAGTGCCTGGTGCCCCGGCTGCGGCAACTTCGGTATCCTGAACGCGGTCAAGAAAGCACTGGTCGAGCTTGATCTCGAGCCAGACCAGGTGCTGATGGTCTCCGGCATCGGGCAGGCCGGTAAGTTGCCCCACTACACCCGGTGCAACATCTTTAATTCACTCCACGGCCGGCCGGTGCCCCCGGCTATCGGCGCCAGGATAGCCAATCCCGAACTGACCGTTATTGCCGTCAGCGGTGATGGGGACGGCTACGGGGAGGGAGGCAACCACTTTGTTCACGCCATGCGCCGTAACCACGACATTACCTACCTGATACATAATAACCAGGTCTACGGCCTGACCAAGGGACAGGCATCCCCGACCAGCGACCTGGGTTTTGTCACCAGGACGACTCCTTACGGGGCCGCCCGGCCGGTAAACCCGATGACCCTGGCAATAGCCACCGGTGCCACCTTTGTCAGCCGGAGTTTTGCCGGGGATATCAAGCACCTTACCACCATGATTAAAGCCGGCATCACCCACAAAGGGTTTGCCCTGATTGATATTCTGCAACCCTGCGTCTCGTTCAACCACAAGAATACCTTCGGCTGGTACCGGGAGCGGGTCTACAAGCTGGAAGAAGAACCCGGCTATGACCCGACCAATAAGATGGAGGCATTCAACAAAGCCCAGGAATGGGACGGGCGGATACCAATCGGCATATTCTACCAGCAAGAGCTGCCTACCTTCGAGGAGCAGATACCCGCCCTGGCTAAAGGGCCGCTGGTAAAACAGAAGATTGAACCTGGCAGGGTACAGCCGTTACTTGATGAATTCATCTAGAGGGATAACGGACATGAGAGAAGAAATAGTCGCAGCACTGGCCATACTGGAGCGGGCCATCAGAATTGAACAGGAAGGGCGGGAATTCTACCTGAAAGCGGCACAAACTACGGAGGAGGAGAAAGGACGGGAGACCTTTCGTACCCTGGCCTCTGATGAGCAAAACCACCTTGACCTGATAAAGAAGCAGCGCCAGTCCTTAAGCGACCAGAGCCAGTGGATTATTCCCGATGAGATAAAGCCAGCCCCGGTAGACCTGCAAAAAACCCTCTTCCCGAAAGGCAGAGAGGCTCTGAAAAAGGCGATTGGAGCCAAGTCCGG
This region of Dehalococcoidales bacterium genomic DNA includes:
- a CDS encoding 2-oxoacid:ferredoxin oxidoreductase subunit beta, with translation MVKIADYEGLPSAWCPGCGNFGILNAVKKALVELDLEPDQVLMVSGIGQAGKLPHYTRCNIFNSLHGRPVPPAIGARIANPELTVIAVSGDGDGYGEGGNHFVHAMRRNHDITYLIHNNQVYGLTKGQASPTSDLGFVTRTTPYGAARPVNPMTLAIATGATFVSRSFAGDIKHLTTMIKAGITHKGFALIDILQPCVSFNHKNTFGWYRERVYKLEEEPGYDPTNKMEAFNKAQEWDGRIPIGIFYQQELPTFEEQIPALAKGPLVKQKIEPGRVQPLLDEFI
- a CDS encoding ferritin family protein, producing MREEIVAALAILERAIRIEQEGREFYLKAAQTTEEEKGRETFRTLASDEQNHLDLIKKQRQSLSDQSQWIIPDEIKPAPVDLQKTLFPKGREALKKAIGAKSGESDALVFGLEIESKSYDFYRQAASEITDHQGKAMFQFLAGEEKQHFDTLMMRYDFLFGPIAWTS